The genomic segment TCGCCTGCTCGGGGTCGGACGCCTCGGTCATTCGCTCACCTCGTCTCCAGTCTCGGCTCGCCTCGCGCGTGCGGGGCGCGAGCCCGCCCACTATCGGACCAAACTCGGGCCGCGTCAAGCCAGCGCGCCCTCGGCGCGGCGCGTGATGCGGGTCCACGGAGGCTTCGCGTGACTGAGCGGCTCGGAGATCCGAAGATCCAGGCGTTTCTGGGCACCAAGGAGGTCGTCGTCCTGGCCACGATTCAGCCCGACGGCGCCCCGCTGGCGACCCCCATGTGGTTCCTGGCCGACGCCGACGCGCTCGCCATGATCAGTGAAGCGGACGCCCAGAAGGTCCACAACCTCCGCCGAGACGGCCGCGTGTGCGTCGTGGCCGAGGCCGGCACCCGCGGCGACATCCGGGGCGTGATCGTGCGCGGCCGGGCCGAGATCCTGCCGGACGCCGAAACGCGGCGGGC from the Candidatus Methylomirabilota bacterium genome contains:
- a CDS encoding TIGR03618 family F420-dependent PPOX class oxidoreductase is translated as MTERLGDPKIQAFLGTKEVVVLATIQPDGAPLATPMWFLADADALAMISEADAQKVHNLRRDGRVCVVAEAGTRGDIRGVIVRGRAEILPDAETRRALVARFLDRYHPHLERRWGGRAMPADRVMFRIVPEHVQSWGLSL